The sequence TGAGAACCATTgataaagaagaaagaatgaaTATTTGTTTGGGTATACTACCACTTAGTCTGTTGGAATCTAGATCCACTATCTGCAAAGATTCACAATTTCCGATACTTGATGGAATTACACCTGTCAAGTTATTGTCATATAAACCTAGTGTGTTGAGTTGTGTTAAGTTACCAAATGAAGAGGGGATAGAACCAAAGAGTTTGTTTCCACCCAAAACTAATTTTCCCAAATTTTGAAGGAGGCCAATACCTGGAGGAATACTTCCTATCAATTGGTTTGAAGCCAAATAGAGTTCGGTTAAACCTACAAGATTTTGAATACCCGGGGGAATACTACCATATATCTGGTTCTCACTGAAATGTAGTTAAACAAGATTCGTTGTGAGATTGGATATGGAACTAGGTAACACTCCACCAAAATTATTCCAGGACGCAATTAACCACCTCAAATATGTACAATTGACTAGAGAATTGACGAAGTTTAAATCATCAGCTTGTCCACTTCCAAGATTATTTTCTCCTAACTGTAATATGTCAAGATTTTTTAAGTTACCAAGGTTATAAGGCACTGATCCAACAAAATTATTTGTTCCTAACTGTAAAGTCTCGAGTTTAGATGCATTTGAAAATGAGCTTGGAATGGTTCCCGTGAAATTATTTATCCCAACATCAAAAAACATGAGATTTGGAAGTGTGAAACCAATATATGAAGGAATACTACTTTGGAGTCGATTATCCCCCAACGCAATGCCTTCAAGTGATGAAATATTATAGAGCGAAGAAGGGATAATACCTGATAACCTATTCGAATCCAGACCAAGAATCTGTAAGCTTTTTAGTTGGCTTATAGTGTTTGAGATTCTTCCCCACAAATTGTTACCACCGAGATCAAGGTGAGTAAGATATGAAAGGTTCCCTAATGAAGCAGGAATCTCGCCAGAAATATTATTATCATAAAGTCTTAATATTTTGAGTTTGGATAAGTTTCCTAACTCATTTGGGATGCTTCCCCCAAGATTGTTTCCAGAGATATTAAGGTGTATGAGATTAGAGCAACGAGAAATATTATGCGGAATCACTCCTTCCAAGGAATTATTTAAAAGACCCAAACGTCTCAATCGAGAAGACGACCAATTTCCTGGGGGATTTTACCGATTAAACTGTTGTTGTTCAGGATGAGTTCCCTTAGGAAGCTAAGGTTTCCTACGTGGGAAGAGATGGAGCCTACTAATCTTTGGGATGGAAGAACTAACCGAGTGACTCTACTACGATGACGGCGGCTGCATGTAACACCTCTCCACTTGCAGAAATGAAGAGAAGTATTTTTGTCGTTCCAGGAATTCAATATTCCGAGTGGATCTTGGGTTATTTCATTCTTAAAAGCAATTAACGCCAACCTGTCATTTGATAAGTTATCGCTAACCGCAGCAAGGTAATTAACAcccatggatagataagaaatgATGATGAGAGTAAGGCTGCATATTAGTAATAGAAAAGTATTGGTGGTGAAAGAATTATGATAGTGTTTTAATAACTTCATCTCCATAACATGAACAGATTTAGAGATTTGAGAAACTGAAAAAGGTGTAGAAATGAAGGTTGAACTTAGTTGGGTTTTATAAACAGAAGTATAGCATTGGAAGTCTTTGCGATCGCCATCAAAAATAAAGAGACGAACAAGTCTTTGCGATCACTAACTTTAGGTAGACCCCTTCTTTTTCTTACAAATAAAAAACTTCAGTTTAGTCCACCAAGCTTATCGATTTAGTCAACAAAGCATAGCAGTTTTGGTTATCCTTTTTGATGAACAAATTAGCGGAGAGACTCAGTGGACTGCTTTTCTATGTACGAATGTGATTTACAATGTGCCagttgattttgcaaaatgtttgATTTATGTTAAAAGAGGAACATGAAACAGCTAAAGTTGGGTAACAACTTAAGTGCACAGACCAAGGCCAAAATTGAGTGTAGGTGCCTGAGACACATATGACGACAGGAATACGGCACATCACATTTAGATTGGATTCATAACTCATTGATTGATAAAGACAACTGAATTTGAAGCCTGAAGAATTCAGCGAGAGTTTAAGACAACTGAAATATACACAGCTAGCCTTAAACAGGATTAAATTCTCAAACATTTGTGAATTTATTGAAATCGATGGTATTGCAAATGTTGGTGACTTATAGGATTACTGTATGACTGCTATAGAGTATCCAGACATTGCCACAAAGTAGTGTAAATATGGTTCTTGTCCTGACATCGTGGtaaatgttggattaacttcaacatagaagtcactaacaagctggttaggacaagattaggaaattgatgtaattctaagggaattagaagttatctagttctaagaaaaggaaagacatgtaataaggtaataggactaggaaaaggaattcatagttctatatatatatgatcatcaAAGTTGTGGTTCattatatgagcaagattagagcttgtgtttagttttgagagattttctaaacatcaataaagagagttgtctttatataagctaagtttcatcttgcagttgtcattaattggtatcagagcttgtttctgagccatggaaaacgaaaccaccattgtgggtgcaaaacagttcacgccaccatcaatacaagttccaatcctcaacgccacaaactacacagtatgggccatgagaatgaaggtactgatgaaaagctacaaagtttgggaaacaattgatcctggtacattgtacccagacaaaaacaatgttgccattggactactctttcaagcaataccagaatgtcttgttctacaagttggtgaacaggaaacttcaaagaaaatttgggatgcaataaaggcacgtaatctcggagctgatcgagttaaagaagcctgtctgcaaaccttaatgtctgaatttgaaagaatgaagatgaaagacactgatactattgatagctttgcaggaaatctatcagagatagcctcaaaagatgcgtcacttggacaatccattgatgaagataaactggtaaagaagtttctcaatagtttaccaagatccaagtatattcatatcatagcttctctcgaacaagtcttagatttaaagaagactagctatgaagatataattggaagattgaaagcatatgaagagagaatccttgatgaagaaaacaatggagaaactcaaggaaaaatcttgtacacaaactcttaccaacaaaactctgcgacaagaggaagaggtcgtggaagaggtggtagagtaaacagaggccgaggaaggggaggaaggtttaactcacaagatagaacaacaagtcagagtgatcaaaaccaagggaaagaaaagaaggatagatcaaacattatttgttacagatgtgataaaccaggacacttctcctctgtatgacctgaaagaatacaaaagatggaagaagcaaacaagaatgaaacaagggaagcagatacaactcttttcatgcacgaagttgtattcttaaacgaagggaaactaataccaaagaactacgaatcaaaggatggagaataaggaatctggtatttagataatggagccagcaatcacatgactggtaagagacactacttttctgaactcaatgagaaaatcaaaggacaagtgaagtttggggatggattttatgtagaaattgaagggaaaggatcaattctatttcagagcaagaccggagaacagaagcttgtcacaaacatctacttcatcccaaacttacaaagaaacattctaagtttagaacaagctacagaagttggatgtgatgttagaatgcgacaagattatctaacagttcatgacccaagtggaagacttttagttagagtctcacgctcacagaatagactctacaagataagtctcatgattggaaggccattgtgtctgaatatgagactggaagtggcacgcaaggttaggacacataagtttcagaaccttaaaaactatgtctcagaacaagatggttcgagggctaccacagataaaagATGAATCAagaatctgtgaatcatgtttagttgggaaacaaacgcgtcaaggttttccaaaagcaacaacattcagagcctcaaagccattagagcttcttcatgctgatttatgtggtcctattacaccacaaacccttgcaaataacaaatacatatttgttattatagatgacttctcaagatatatgtggtctattcttatgaaagaaaagagtgaagcatttgacagattcaaagctttcagtaatctgatagaaaaagagttaaaagaggaggtcaaaatgcttagaactgatagaggaggagagttcacttccgtagagttcaacaagttctgtgagtcaaatggaatcaaaaggaaactcacaacaccatatacaccacaacaaaacggagtggtggagaggagaaacaggactctaatggagatgacaagaagttctttaaaggctatgcaggtacctaattatctatggggagaagttgtacgacactccacatacctaataaacaggatacctacgaaagctctgaaagacatgactccatatgaaagtttgcgaaagagaaaaccaaacatagatcatttaagagtgtttggttgcaaagcatacgcaaaagttgattctgcaactcttaagaaactggatgatcgatctcagactcttgtgaatctaggaattgagcctggatccaaagcttacagattattcaatccaacaacgaaaagagtgaagCTGAGTCTGTTGTGGTATTTTTCGtgtggtaaataagagttcgttactcggacttgaaaatatttttaaaaaaaaaatatatacacaatttgtcacaaggtCAATAGATattaggactcaggattccaccaattcttatactcatgcgaatcaactattaattctagacaattatagcttataatgataacaaatatcgacttttttctttgccaaaaatagatttattaaagtattagatgtaaatcataagaacgatgcatcaagagttcctagactaagcatacatcatcagataaaatcacaaataatcaagaaaaatcataaaacaactcataatagtgtaaatagtcataaaagaattaaatagaattactcatgcataaagaatggtttcctccatcatcccagtaatggggtttagatactcataataatcatgttctaaaagtaaatatttgatgctcaaaatatgattaaaagagtgaaaatataatacagtgaaactacgaccctctttaagcgtccagagaagaaagataaaacaccactgctgtaaataacgatacctcactgctgctgttgacgctgttgttttaagaccctcaTGGgttagtcgttgtcactgttgataaacgagtGTCTTCTggtgtctgttcttcgtgctctttaatggcagcagcagcagcagaactcctccttcctgcagctccagttcttcgctcctctagcctctctctggtctctgctcgaccccaaaACTCTTGATCCCCATCTCTACCACTTCTCAAtagcctttatatacacaacagggtccaaataactcgataaaatccaagtttatctccctttttcttcacgtgcagttgagagagaaatctcttttctgttgctttgtacgcgtctgttagctataaaataaccatcaaactcttcctatgacttgaacaggaccaaatacatgattatccagcgtaaaagtctcccaaaatctccacaaaatcttcgacagtgaacagcaggacacgtctctctacctggactttgatctcttcttccggcttatccagcccaattggttgggtctaattgcttgcaacaggcctgttatgtcttctagagtccatacgtaccaaatacatccattgaatctcctcaaaactcgctcaaattccactttcaaaactgttcttcgctgctgccatttttcccgccagtttctgttttgaattttgagaaggaaactgacctccccctaatcctgttatggtgtccccttagcacatgccctgaaatgggttaccccttatccaagctgagagtccgtatagtaattttctcccacgatcacaaaaaccactttttagccaatttcgccgcaaaagcttatttctccaaaaatacctacagggacataaaaaaccataataaatataaaatcgagcactaataatatatacagttgagattatataagacacataaatgcgtctatcaaatacccccaaacttattatttgctagtcctcgagcaaatcaaatagaaaataaaatcctaactcactgtcgcaggcatcgtcgattgcatttagcgtatgcaataagcctttaaacccctaggtggccctagtggccgagttatagtctcgggagggcttactagagatatacccacaaaacctttatactccagaccctaaatATCTACAACGacccttggaaggaactaaagaatctctttggttggcatacttCTTTGACTgtaggaagaagtaccctgatgcgaaattccaattgctgtacacgagtttgcactcaagcatactaaaattcatataaagtgacagagctctactcagatagttgcactatggacatcatattcggagtcaaaactaatcacatggatagatcaagaagatggatatagaaaaacatagatggttttgatgtttactaagtgaacggcgtttcccatatctgtctgaaggcctccgccaaaatgaacctatcctaatggattgagatactagtctgactaatatcaacacaactggcatatacaagggatccagtgattgataatcctaactctaggtcaacacatctggcatatacaagggtaccagtggtcgactttattgaatttattccttttggtcaaatggtctggtctcaattttttttttttttatttttttttttcaactttttggtaaNNNNNNNNNNNNNNNNNNNNNNNNNNNNNNNNNNNNNNNNNNNNNNNNNNNNNNNNNNNNNNNNNNNNNNNNNNNNNNNNNNNNNNNNNNNACTACCATTTTTatttaatctcttttttttttctttttcaactttttttttttgcatggtatctcaatcactctaattcaccctagcattggtaacaacttgaatcgtgggccccacctaatcacttagagaaacatagtttaaaaacaaaataaaataaaaatagaagtgaaaaggactcaacgagatatggtgaaactatcatgttatttctaacacctgagctctgtgcttttatgaatagactcttctagatgtttccatctaatcagattggttcctcaactcctacaaccaaaatgcttccatccacttagattagttagtgcaatcctaaataggcataaatttctaagctctggagtttatttattcatactgcaactaaaaagtttctcccatacccccaaacttaaatctaacattgtcctcaatgttctaaagatgaaattaaaagcatgaacaaggagaaactgttaccatttgaagcaaaagagataaggaaagatattaccgtgtcgcaataatgttgggttacctcccaagaagtgctaagtttaaagtcttcagccagactaagaaaggattagtcacctcgaatcatatagtaacagtcgaaataactgtgggtcttcaaaacaaaatagagatgaccaaaggaaactgcaataaaccaagaaaatgaataaGACTAGCAACctcttacctagtttcctgattaagatatctatatctaattgtggttcaggttcaggttctataaaagggtctaaatatatttctttaggctgcaactcctcaaaattgagatctgaattattaggtcctagagtctgtaaatacttaaataagaacttagaagcacataataataacctaaataattgaggatcctctaagtcaatcaggtttgacttacataattgaccacagtgagagtagtggtcattcttaagaaaatgtgtcgattctaatattccaaagtaattaggtttagtctcagaacttaataattgacacatttgaaatttatacgttcccacaattgtttgaaaaatatttggtgggaaaacaaagtcgatcttagtatcatagcctggtctaacctcatcaactagaggatgggtttctaacaactgaacttccttatggacatcactaggttcaggaaaacgtgtgtgaagataatcttgtaaaatggttgaggcacatatgtcaagtacgAAGTGAGGGACatttctaagagttaaggcacatggagaatgatagtcacccccaaacttagagttttcagtgtctctagttagattAGTCAcagtctccctaatttctaggttatcagattcctgaaaatgggcaattgattcttctaagtcaggttcatccacACTAATCTCTACgaattcatctaagactattgtttctaaatcgtacgactctaaaacagtattctcaggaaaaaaccgttcctcgaaaccatcatcgattacagtttctaaatcattcgactcgaaaacagtagtctcaagataaaccggttcctctaaacctttatcggattcgtaaacaggacatactacatcgtctaaaacgggggtatctctagtcaaatcctcgtcctttttaataggtgaataattgttaaagttattaggatctgaaccagaaataatataagcattataaggctcaattggggtaacaaattcctgatcactattcccacatatttcagattcttcattagcactatcctcatcatcatcatcattgtaacatgaaaatggttgaacctcatctaaaaaagtagtgttaccaattctaacctcggcatcttgattatgcaaataactatcctcattttcaagggtactattggaaacactatattggcaattcaagtaattttgagcaattctttcattcgtctcagctatccgcttgaggtggtcttctaaagaaggttcactaatTATTTTAGCTccttcgtctataattatactattcatctcagctaacttaagcgtcgactcagctaacttacgtgttgactctagtaaagagggattatcagaaggatcataaaaaggactacttttcaatagtttgattgtatcctctagagacgaagaactagtactataatcttcttgctcgtaagactgatgcatgtgtggatagtaattgggctcaccagggtatgacccatatccttccaaaggatggcgttcccaaccactattcccaacatggtcataaaaaggatgatgtccatattcaaattcaggtcgataatcattgtattggcttctatcataccagttcgacattcttaattgcaagggaattctacacaatcacaaacaaggctgactcgaccaaatcaaacctataaaatctagcaaaccaaaagcatgatggctccacttagattgttttctagaccaacttctattccttcgaaaaggaattcgttacaatttgagcacacccctctagaatcaatccgagctaatgtaagttgaatcgaggcgagggaagctcagtggagctttgatacccaaggcctcaccgctatcacaacgcggcgcagtcacgcattcaactcacagaaaccatcatgaactttgaagtgtgcttaaagagcaaccaatatttttcgaacgagtttcctattaagctcgttaccctatcggtctcgttctattccaaattttaaagcttaggttcacgttcggttttgttttcctaagacgggcaagaaggaaacggtgatgaaatccgagtccttatcttgatttggccaggccttgccatttactaggaaattaaaaacagtccaaattcgtcctcaaccaatgaatcaccttaaggaatacagtaactcacttacaggagattcgcgagtgtttcgatggacttacctcccgtaccagacgggggatgaaccgttgaagtcgactcgggccacgactcttatgtcatgtacgaacccgaggggccgagacgatatcgtaattgtcgtccttccctgcaaacagtttgtatttaaggatacccttccgtagggtttaaaattaaaataaattgtccaaaagGCCAgagtaaagtccaaataaaaagtccaaaaattacaaaaattatgaaaaataaagcctatttacaaattcataaataaataaataaaagctatatacaaaaaaaaaatgataacaaaaaaaaattaaatcctaNNNNNNNNNNNNNNNNNNNNNNNNNNNNNNNNNNNNNNNNNNNNNNNNNNNNNNNNNNNNNNNNNNNNNNNNNNNNNNNNNNNNNNNNNNNNNNNNNNNNNNNNNNNNNNNNNNNNNNNNNNNNNNNNNNNNNNNNNNNNNNNNNNNNNNNNNNNNNNNNNNNNNNNNNNNNNNNNNNNNNNNNNNNNNNNNNNNNNNaaaaaaaaaaaaaacctaaaaacaaatctataaacaagtccgcgtcggcggcgccattttgttgtggtatttttcgtgcggtaaataagagttcgttactcgaacttgaaaagatttttaaaacaaaaatatatacacaatttgtcacaggatcaagagatactaggactcaggattccaccaattcttatactcatgcgaatcaactattaattctagacaattatagcttataatgataacaaatatcgactcttttctttgccaaaaatagattttgtaaagtattagatgtaaatcataagcatgatgcatcaagagttcctagactaagcatacatcatcagataaaatcacaaataatcaagaaaaatcataaaacaactcataatagtgtaaatagtcataaaagaattaaatagaattactcatgcataaagaatggtttcctccatcatcccagtaatggggtttagatactcataataatcatgttctaaaagtaaatatttgatgctcaaaatatgattaaaagagtgaaaaatataatacagtgaaactacgaccctctttaagcgtccagagaagaaagataaaacaccactgctgtaaataacgatacctcactgctgctgttgacgctgttgttttaagaccctcaTGGgttagtcgttgtcactgttgataaacgagtGTCTTCTggtgtctgttcttcgtgctctttaatggcagcagcagcagcagaactcctccttcctgcagctccAGTTCTTCGCTCCTCTAGTCTCTCTCTGGTCTCTGCTTGACCCCAAAACTCTTGATCCCCCTCTCTACCACTTCTCAACatcctttatatacacaacagggtccaaataactcgataaaatccgagtttatctctctttttcttcacgtgcagttgagagagaaatctcttttctgttgctttgtacgcgtctgttagctataaaatagccatcaaactcttcctatgacttgaacaggaccaaatacatgattatccagcgtaaaagtctcccaaaatctccacaaaatcttcgacagtgaacagcaggacacgtctctctgcctggactttgatctcttcttccggcttatccagcccaattggttgggtctaattgcttgcaacaggcctgttatgtcttctagagtccatacgtaccaaatacatccattgaatctcctcaaaactcgctcaaattccactttcaaaactgttcttcgctgctgccatttttcccgccagtttctgttttgaattttgagaaggaaactgacctccccctaatccagttatggtgtccccttagcacatgccctgaaatgggttaccccttatccaaagtgagagtccgtatagtaattttctcccacgatcacaaaaaccacttttttagccaatttcgccgcaaaagcttatttctccaaaaatacctacagggacataaaaaaccataataaatataaaatcgagcactaataatatatatagttgagattatataagacacataaatgcgtctatcagagtcgagatgtggtattcgatgaaaaagcacaTTGAAACTGGAaaaaaactaatgatggaccaagtagggatccaggaatgtttcacatgaaacggggtcaagtaattgatgaaagcgaaggacccataatcaacaataccaatggaaacaatgatgttaatcaagaagaagaagagaataatgaaaacactgagtataatgaaaaagaagaagaagaagaagaagaagaagaggaggagatcgatgaaataactcaacccattccactgcgaaaatcaacaagacagatacaaaagacacagtatctggaggattatgttcttcaagctgcagaagaatgtgagattatgctattTTCCATTAATGACGAACCAAGAAACTTTAAGGAAGCAAAGCTTTCGcataaatggacacaagcatgtagagaagaaattatttcaatcaacagaaacaagatttggtttctagttgataagccaggtggggtaaaagtgattggtcttaagtggatcttcaaggttaaaagaaatgctgatggaactattaacaaatataaggcaatacttgtagctaagggatacgttcaagaatcaggcatagactttgatgaagttttcgcaccagttgctagactagagacaattcgtcttttaatagcagaagctgcatcaaactcatgggaaattcaccacttagacgttaagacaacattcttacatggtgaattgcgagaagatgtgtatgttgaacaaccataaggttttgaagtaaaaggacaagagcataaggtttataagttatcaaaagctctatatgttcTAAGAAAatctcctcgagcctggaatacaaagttagatcaaatcttaagagaaatcagatttgttaagtgctctaaagaaatatcagtatacagaagagaagaaaagggaacgcttcttgtgattgcagtctatgtagatgatctatttttgactggcaactcccttaaggtgatcaatgagttcaagagagaaatgtcatcaa comes from Papaver somniferum cultivar HN1 chromosome 7, ASM357369v1, whole genome shotgun sequence and encodes:
- the LOC113294304 gene encoding probable LRR receptor-like serine/threonine-protein kinase At3g47570 is translated as MGVNYLAAVSDNLSNDRLALIAFKNEITQDPLGILNSWNDKNTSLHFCKWRGNWSSSRLRRLGLLNNSLEGVIPHNISRCSNLIHLNISGNNLGGSIPNELGNLSKLKILRLYDNNISGEIPASLGNLSYLTHLDLGGNNLWGRISNTISQLKSLQILGLDSNRLSGIIPSSLYNISSLEGIALGDNRLQSSIPSYIGFTLPNLMFFDVGINNFTGTIPSSFSNASKLETLQLGTNNFVGSVPYNLGNLKNLDILQLGENNLGSGQADDLNFVNSLVNCTYLRWLIASWNNFGGVLPSSISNLTTNLV